In Miscanthus floridulus cultivar M001 chromosome 5, ASM1932011v1, whole genome shotgun sequence, one genomic interval encodes:
- the LOC136455258 gene encoding uncharacterized protein — MERCQQFDAEQEGFAGRQAPLSAGASGLRPFTERLRAVRCPMCFKVIGVNTYDRKANPAQWLTLYEIAVKATGRDEDLMANYLLIMLNQSANNWLLSLWKNSIRSWDDLKKVFTDNYMATCEQPDTKYDLEKLHQSSEESLCDFIRCFLETRNFVPNITNAEAIAAFTKGLRHDKLHGKLYRKRPTTIGELIQIANGCTDTEEVEWASHSAHHQCHDDEHHEDRRYDDRDRYQDDHKPRRDDHLDSSRGKQGCRHRPDSLINTVNTYAKRTYDINFGKLLDGSSPIHKDAKHTMQECRCLKIALGGESSKKPWRDDNETKDGQGRERGKNKEPTKTIATIFGGRAISEDKREQKLVAQCVMSVATYDVPVIDPKYLDWSEHPITFSRADQWSDIPYIGRFPLVLDPIIKDVHFQKVLIDGGSTLNILFAGSLEQLGLKKDACLNNSDA, encoded by the coding sequence ATGGAGCGTTGCCAGCAATTCGATGCCGAACAAGAGGGATTTGCTGGCCGTCAAGCACCACTCTCTGCCGGCGCATCAGGACTTCGCCCCTTCACAGAAAGGCTCCGAGCTGTTCGATGTCCTATGTGTTTCAAGGTTATTGGTGTTAACACCTATGACAGAAAGGCCAACCCCGctcagtggctaactctataTGAGATCGCTGTGAAAGCCACAGGCAGAGACGAGGAcctcatggcaaactatcttctcaTCATGCTTAACCAGTCTGCAAACAACTGGCTCCTTAGCCTATGGAAGAACTCTATCCGATCTTGGGACgacctcaagaaagtcttcaccgacaattacatggctacgtgcGAGCAGCCCGACACCAAGTATGACCTGGAGAAGCTTCATCAGTCCTCAGAGGAGTCCCTATGTGACTTCATCAGGTGCTTCTTGGAGACAAGAAATTTTGTTCCCAACATCACTAACGCTGAGGCCATCGCCGCTTTCACCAAAGGGCTCCGGCACGATAAGCTCCATGGCAAGCTGTACCGCAAGAGGCCCACAACCATCGGTGAACTGATACAAATAGCAAACGGATGCACCGACACCGAAGAAGTCGAATGGGCTTCCCACTCCGCTCACCACCAGTGCCATGATGATGAGCATCATGAAGATAGGCGCTACGACGACCGCGACCGCTACCAAGATGACCACAAGCCCCGGCGTGACGACCACTTGGATAGCTCGAGAGGCAAACAAGGCTGCCGTCACCGACCTGATAGCTTGATCAACACCGTCAATACCTATGCCAAGCGCACCTACGACATTAACTTCGGCAAGCTACTAGATGGCTCAAGCCCTATCCATaaggatgccaagcacaccatgCAAGAGTGCAGATGCCTGAAGATAGCACTCGGTGGCGAATCATCGAAGAAGCCATGGCGTGATGACAATGAGACCAAAGACGGTCAAGGCAGAGAACGAGGCAAGAACAAGGAACCCACCAAGAccatcgccaccatctttggtgggAGAGCTATCTCCGAAGACAAGCGGGAGCAGAAGCTTGTAGCCCAATGCGTCATGTCGGTCGCTACATATGATGTCCCCGTTATTGATCccaagtacctcgactggtcggaGCACCCGATCACCTTCTCTAGAGCCGATCAGTGGTCGGACATCCcatacatagggcgtttcccacTCGTCCTAGATCCCATAATCAAGGACGTGCACTtccagaaggtcctcatcgacggaGGAAGCACCCTCAACATCCTCTTCGCTGGATCTCTGGAGCAGCTAGGGCTCAAGAAGGACGCTTGCCTCAACAACTCGGATGCCTGA